Proteins encoded within one genomic window of Sphingobacteriales bacterium:
- a CDS encoding SDR family oxidoreductase produces the protein MMKKRVLITGAAGFIGSHLCDKFIQEGYEVIGMDNLLTGSLSNIEHLFPLKEFTFYHHDVSKFVHVPGQLDYILHFASPASPIDYLKMPIQTLKVGSLGTHNLLGLALAKKSRILVASTSEVYGDPLVHPQTEDYWGNVNPVGPRGVYDEAKRFQEAITMAYHNFHRVDTRIVRIFNTYGPRMRLNDGRALPAFIGQALRGENLTVFGDGSQTRSFCYISDQVEGIYRLLLSDYSHPVNIGNPEEISLLDFAKEIIELTGTSSDIVFEPLPVDDPKQRQPDITKAKDLLGWEPKVSRREGLMKTIEYFKSLPEFKQ, from the coding sequence ATCATGAAAAAGCGGGTACTGATAACAGGAGCAGCAGGATTTATCGGCTCACATTTGTGCGATAAGTTTATTCAGGAAGGTTATGAAGTCATCGGGATGGATAATCTCCTGACAGGTAGTCTTTCGAATATTGAACATTTATTTCCGCTGAAGGAATTTACATTTTATCATCATGATGTCAGCAAATTTGTTCATGTGCCGGGGCAGCTTGATTATATTCTGCATTTTGCTTCACCAGCCAGCCCGATTGATTATCTGAAAATGCCTATTCAAACGCTGAAAGTTGGTTCTCTCGGAACGCACAATTTGCTTGGTCTTGCTCTGGCTAAAAAATCCAGAATACTGGTGGCTTCTACCTCCGAAGTTTATGGTGACCCGTTGGTACATCCACAAACTGAAGATTACTGGGGAAATGTCAATCCTGTCGGGCCACGGGGGGTGTATGACGAGGCCAAACGTTTTCAGGAAGCCATCACCATGGCTTATCATAATTTTCACAGGGTGGATACCAGGATAGTCAGGATTTTTAATACTTACGGACCTCGTATGCGACTCAATGACGGACGTGCCTTGCCGGCTTTTATTGGTCAGGCATTACGTGGTGAAAACCTCACAGTTTTTGGAGATGGAAGCCAGACAAGGTCTTTCTGCTATATCAGCGATCAGGTCGAGGGAATTTACAGGCTCTTGCTCAGCGACTACAGTCATCCTGTCAATATTGGTAATCCGGAAGAAATTTCTTTGCTGGATTTTGCCAAAGAAATCATTGAGCTGACAGGCACTTCATCCGATATAGTGTTTGAACCTCTTCCTGTTGATGATCCGAAACAACGTCAGCCGGATATTACTAAGGCAAAGGATTTGCTTGGATGGGAACCAAAAGTAAGCAGGCGGGAAGGCCTGATGAAAACCATTGAATATTTTAAATCATTACCTGAATTTAAACAGTAA
- the rfbB gene encoding dTDP-glucose 4,6-dehydratase, producing the protein MKKILVTGGAGFIGSHLVRRFVNRYPEYEIHNLDKLTYAGNLENLKDVEHAPNYHFIKGDITDSPFIHQLFEKEQFDGVIHLAAESHVDRSIMAPNEFIETNIVGTFNLLHAAKMTWKDTSDKLFYHVSTDEVYGSLGDEGYFVETTPYDPRSPYSASKASSDHLVRAFYHTYKLPVKISNCSNNYGPYQFPEKLLPLMINNIKNNKPLPVYGQGLNVRDWLWVEDHAAAIDLIFHKGRIGETYNIGGKNEWKNIDIVHLLCRIMDKKLGRKDGESAKLITFVKDRAGHDLRYAIDPSKLENELGWKPSVSFEEGLEKTVDWYLSNEEWLTRVTSGAYQHYYDDQYVNR; encoded by the coding sequence ATGAAAAAGATACTTGTTACCGGAGGAGCCGGATTTATCGGCTCTCACCTTGTCAGAAGGTTTGTCAACCGATATCCTGAATATGAAATTCATAACCTCGACAAACTGACCTATGCCGGTAATCTGGAAAACCTGAAAGATGTCGAGCATGCACCGAATTATCACTTTATCAAAGGCGATATTACCGACAGCCCCTTTATTCATCAACTGTTTGAAAAAGAACAATTTGACGGGGTGATTCACCTTGCTGCCGAGTCTCATGTCGATCGCTCTATCATGGCTCCGAATGAATTTATTGAAACCAACATTGTCGGGACTTTTAACCTGCTTCATGCGGCTAAAATGACATGGAAAGATACAAGTGATAAACTTTTTTACCACGTATCCACTGATGAGGTGTATGGTAGCCTGGGGGATGAGGGTTACTTTGTAGAGACAACTCCTTATGACCCGCGTTCGCCTTATTCCGCTTCAAAAGCAAGTTCTGACCATCTTGTACGTGCTTTTTATCACACGTATAAACTTCCTGTTAAAATTTCCAATTGCAGCAACAACTACGGGCCATATCAATTTCCGGAAAAGCTTTTACCTCTGATGATTAACAATATTAAAAACAATAAGCCATTGCCGGTTTATGGTCAGGGACTTAACGTGCGCGACTGGCTTTGGGTTGAAGACCATGCTGCAGCCATTGACCTCATTTTTCATAAAGGAAGAATTGGTGAAACCTACAATATTGGCGGGAAAAATGAATGGAAAAACATTGATATTGTTCATCTCTTGTGTCGTATCATGGATAAAAAACTCGGCAGAAAAGATGGGGAATCAGCTAAGCTGATTACTTTTGTAAAAGACCGTGCCGGACATGACCTGCGGTATGCCATCGACCCGTCAAAACTCGAAAATGAACTTGGGTGGAAGCCATCCGTAAGCTTTGAAGAAGGGCTTGAAAAAACCGTTGACTGGTATCTTTCCAACGAAGAATGGCTGACAC